In Conger conger chromosome 12, fConCon1.1, whole genome shotgun sequence, one DNA window encodes the following:
- the pcsk1 gene encoding neuroendocrine convertase 1, whose product MDVRCRPLVMYSALLVLCAIARAVDASAENRQYLNEWAVEVPEGRDAARAIAKELGYELVRQIGALENHYLFKHHSHPRRAKRSAGHVTKRLSEDDRVSWAEQQYEMQRRKRAPLGAGCRDCPADKLFDDPMWNQQWYLQDTRTSPSQPKLDLHVIPVWKKGITGKGVVITVLDDGLEWNHTDIYPNYDPAASYDFNDNDPDPFPRYDSTNENKHGTRCAGEIAMQADNNKCGVGVAYNSKVGGIRMLDGIVTDAIEASSIGFSPDHVDIYSASWGPNDDGKTVEGPGRLAQKAFEYGIQKGRGGKGSIFVWASGNGGRQGDNCDCDGYTDSIYTISISSASQQGLSPWYAEKCSSTLATAYSSGDYTDQRITSADLHNECTETHTGTSASAPLAAGIFALALEQNPDLTWRDLQHLVVWTSEFDPLANNPGWKKNGAGLMVNSRFGFGLLNAKALVDLADPEVWKHVPEKRQCIVKDETFEPRALKAAGEITIEIPTKACAGQDNAIKSLEHVQMEASIEYTRRGDLHITLTSPSGTSTVLLAERERDTSSNGFKNWDFMSVHSWGEDPAGTWTLKITDLSGRLENEGQIVSWKLILHGTGERPVHMKSGRVYVPYNAVQNDRRGVEKMEQETPTEAQVSKKASPVTSSPPGGAVQEESSPSAALMRLLQTAFNRQTPASKPRPLPPASPTHKEEGEEREESASPRISYQNLYQALDRLNHYKGPEDSLYSDYSDGFYSAKPYRHRDDRLLQAFFHMLSDNRQ is encoded by the exons ATGGATGTGAGATGTCGCCCGCTGGTGATGTACTCTGCTCTACTGGTTCTCTGTGCCATCGCTCGCGCTGTGGACGCTTCTGCCGAGAACAGGCAGTATCTCAACGAATGGGCGGTGGAGGTTCCGGAGGGACGCGACGCCGCCCGGGCAATCGCCAAAGAATTGGGCTACGAATTAGTCAGACAG ATTGGGGCCCTAGAAAACCATTACTTATTCAAACACCACAGCCACCCtcgcagagccaaaagaagtGCGGGCCACGTCACCAAGAGACTGTCAGAGGATGACAGG GTGTCGTGGGCGGAGCAGCAGTATGAGATGCAGCGGAGGAAGCGCGCCCCGCTGGGGGCGGGGTGCCGGGACTGCCCCGCAGACAAGCTCTTCGACGACCCCATGTGGAACCAGCAGTGGTACCTG CAAGACACCAGGACGTCCCCGTCCCAGCCAAAACTGGACCTGCACGTCATCCCGGTGTGGAAGAAGGGCATCACGGGGAAGGGCGTGGTCATCACGGTGCTGGACGACGGGCTGGAGTGGAACCACACGGACATCTACCCCAACTAC GATCCAGCAGCAAGTTATGATTTCAACGACAATGACCCCGATCCATTTCCCAGATATGACTCGACCAACGAGAACAA GCACGGAACGAGATGCGCCGGGGAAATCGCCATGCAGGCCGACAACAACAAGTGTGGCGTGGGCGTGGCCTACAACTCCAAGGTTGGAG GGATCCGCATGCTGGACGGGATCGTGACGGACGCCATCGAGGCCAGCTCCATCGGCTTCAGCCCCGACCACGTGGACATCTACAGCGCCAGCTGGGGCCCCAATGACGACGGCAAGACGGTGGAGGGCCCCGGCCGGCTGGCCCAGAAGGCCTTCGAGTACGGCATCCAGAAG GGGCGGGGCGGCAAGGGTTCGATTTTTGTGTGGGCGTCGGGGAACGGGGGCAGGCAGGGGGACAACTGCGACTGCGACGGTTACACGGACAGCATCTACACCATCTCCATCAGCAGCGCCTCCCAGCAGGGCCTGTCCCCCTGGTACGCCGAGAAGTGCTCCTCCACCCTGGCCACGGCCTACAGCAGCGGGGACTACACCGACCAGAGAATC accagCGCAGATCTGCACAACGAGTGCACAGAGACCCACACCGGGACGTCCGCCTCTGCCCCACTGGCTGCTGGGATATTCGCGCTGGCTCTGGAGCAGAA CCCCGATCTGACCTGGCGGGACCTCCAGCACCTGGTGGTTTGGACCTCAGAGTTCGACCCGCTGGCCAACAACCCGGGCTGGAAGAAAAACGGGGCGGGGCTGATGGTGAACAGCCGTTTCGGGTTCGGCCTGCTCAACGCCAAGGCCCTGGTGGACCTGGCAGACCCCGAGGTGTGGAAGCACGTTCCGGAAAAGAGGCAGTGCATCGTGAAGGACGAGACCTTCGAACCCAG GGCTTTGAAGGCAGCGGGCGAGATCACCATAGAGATCCCCACCAAAGCCTGCGCCGGCCAGGACAACGCCATCAAGTCCCTGGAGCATGTGCAGATGGAGGCCAGCATCGAGTACACTCGCCGTGGGGACCTCCACATCACCCTCACCTCCCCCTCAG GCACCAGCACCGTCCTgttggcagagagagagagggacacctCCTCCAATGGATTCAAGAACTGGGACTTCATGTCAGTGCACTCCTGGGGTGAGGACCCGGCCGGGACCTGGACCCTGAAAATCACAGACCTG tctggGCGTTTGGAGAATGAAGGGCAGATTGTGAGCTGGAAGTTGATCTTGCACGGGACGGGTGAGCGGCCGGTGCACATGAAGTCTGGCCGGGTGTACGTCCCGTATAACGCCGTTCAGAACGACCGCCGGGGCGTGGAGAAGATGGAG CAGGAAACCCCTACGGAGGCTCAGGTGTCCAAAAAGGCCTCGCCTGTCACCTCCtccccaccagggggcgctgtccAGGAGGAGAGCTCTCCCTCCGCTGCCCTCATGCGCCTCCTCCAGACCGCCTTCAACAGGCAGACGCCCGCCAGCAAGCCCCGCCCCTTACCGCCGGCCAGCCCCACACAcaaggaggaaggggaggagcgaGAGGAGAGCGCCAGCCCCCGAATCTCCTACCAGAATCTGTACCAGGCTCTGGACAGGCTGAACCACTACAAGGGCCCGGAGGACAGCCTGTACAGCGACTACAGCGACGGTTTCTACAGCGCCAAGCCCTACCGTCACCGTGACGACAGACTGCTGCAGGCCTTCTTCCACATGCTCTCAGACAACCGCCAGTGA